Proteins from a genomic interval of Vanacampus margaritifer isolate UIUO_Vmar chromosome 4, RoL_Vmar_1.0, whole genome shotgun sequence:
- the LOC144050280 gene encoding high choriolytic enzyme 1-like → MTPIVITVLLLSVASVSPVRSSLQTHNKQFSKESGTFVKIEKANANVISTAHLIHGDIMVNTDNDDGILRNAVPCTRAGCKWPKTGRNVKIPYEISNVFTRKQKRTIEKALREFKEGEHTTCIRFVKKTENDTNFISFISAATGCWSYLGRQVYGQQISLQQNGCVFKDIVQHEVLHALGFHHEHVRSDRDDNVIINFQNIQPGVERNFQIADTNNLDTPYDFDSVMHYGKNDFSKNGQPTIVARNSSVTSFGTATEMSANDYARVNKLYEC, encoded by the exons ATGACGCCAATTGTCATCACTGTTCTGCTCCTGTCTGTTGCATCTGTTTCTCCAGTAAGATCAAGTTTACAAACCCATAATAAACAGTTTAGCA AAGAATCTGGAACTTTTGTGAAAATTGAAAAGGCAAATGCAAATGTTATCTCAA CTGCCCACCTGATACACGGGGACATTATGGTTAACACGGACAATGATGATGGTATTTTGAGGAATGCTGTCCCCTGCACCAGGGCGGGATGTAAATGGCCTAAAACCGGAAGGAATGTCAAAATCCCCTATGAAATCTCCAATGTGTTCA ccAGAAAACAGAAGAGAACAATAGAAAAAGCCCTGAGAGAGTTTAAAGAAGGCGAGCACACAACCTGCATTCGCTTTGTCAAGAAGACTGAAAATGATACAAACTTTATATCCTTCATATCTGCTGCCACTGG GTGTTGGTCCTACCTTGGTCGACAAGTATATGGACAGCAAATCTCCTTGCAGCAAAACGGTTGTGTGTTCAAAGACATTGTGCAGCACGAGGTTCTCCATGCACTTGGATTCCATCATGAGCACGTCCGATCCGACAGAGACGACAACGTCATCATTAATTTTCAGAACATTCAACCAG GTGTGGAAAGAAACTTTCAGATTGCAGACACAAACAACTTGGATACACCCTATGATTTTGACTCAGTGATGCATTACGGCAA AAATGACTTCAGCAAAAATGGACAACCAACCATCGTTGCCAGAAATAGTTCTGTCACAAGTTTTGGCACTGCGACAGAGATGAGTGCCAATGATTATGCACGTGTCAACAAACTTTACGAGTGCT AA